Proteins from one Natrinema salinisoli genomic window:
- the pth2 gene encoding peptidyl-tRNA hydrolase Pth2 yields the protein MKQAIVARTDIGMGQGKLAAQVAHASLSAYEKADSQLQDQWKQGGQKKVVLKGESERQLHELSEIAERDGIPNAVIRDAGHTQLEPGTVTALAVGPAADDRVDSVTGELSLF from the coding sequence ATGAAACAGGCCATCGTCGCTCGGACGGACATCGGCATGGGACAGGGAAAGCTCGCCGCACAGGTCGCCCACGCATCGCTGTCCGCCTACGAGAAGGCGGACAGCCAGTTACAAGACCAGTGGAAACAGGGCGGACAGAAGAAGGTCGTTCTGAAAGGCGAAAGCGAGCGTCAGCTCCACGAACTCTCCGAGATCGCGGAGCGGGACGGGATTCCCAACGCCGTCATCCGGGACGCCGGACACACGCAACTCGAGCCCGGAACTGTCACCGCACTCGCCGTCGGACCGGCCGCGGACGACCGAGTCGATAGTGTGACCGGCGAGCTGTCGCTGTTCTAG
- a CDS encoding DMT family transporter: MVSSRIAVFFALSSLLFGGTFVAAKAGLAYFPPLLFVAFRFDVAAVVMLAYVGLTSSRSELLPRTRGDVGAILATGVLAIGLTNALLFVGQQYVTSAVASIIYSLNPIMTPVFAAAILSDERLSPRGAAGMGLGLLGVGLVVSPDPANLLGGAVGKGILFVGAVAAALGAVLIRRADSDLSSTVRVAWGLPFAAALSHLLSWSGGESMAAISWTTEAVLALVYVSIFAGVVAYIAYFGLIDAAGAIHANLIFYVVPVVSTLGGWALLGETIDALAIAGFLTIFAGFAVLGSESIDVRSRLPSLPTTPPVSDDESVVRDEPRGYRSD; this comes from the coding sequence ATGGTCTCCAGCCGTATCGCCGTTTTCTTCGCCCTCTCGAGTCTGCTCTTCGGCGGCACCTTCGTCGCCGCGAAGGCCGGGCTCGCGTACTTCCCGCCCCTGCTCTTCGTCGCCTTCCGGTTCGACGTCGCCGCCGTCGTCATGCTGGCGTACGTCGGCCTGACGTCCTCGCGATCGGAACTCCTCCCGCGGACGCGCGGCGACGTCGGGGCCATCCTCGCGACCGGCGTGCTCGCGATCGGCCTGACGAACGCCCTGTTGTTCGTCGGCCAGCAGTACGTCACCAGCGCCGTCGCGTCGATCATCTACAGCCTCAACCCGATCATGACGCCGGTGTTCGCCGCAGCGATACTCTCCGACGAGCGCCTCTCCCCCCGCGGTGCGGCCGGCATGGGGCTCGGCCTGCTCGGCGTCGGACTCGTCGTCAGTCCCGATCCCGCGAACCTGCTGGGCGGTGCCGTCGGCAAGGGGATCCTCTTCGTCGGCGCGGTCGCCGCCGCGCTCGGCGCAGTGCTGATCCGACGGGCCGACAGCGACCTCTCGAGTACGGTCCGCGTCGCCTGGGGGCTGCCCTTCGCCGCGGCGCTCTCTCACCTGCTGTCCTGGTCCGGCGGCGAGTCGATGGCCGCGATCTCGTGGACGACTGAAGCCGTCCTCGCGCTGGTCTACGTCAGCATCTTCGCGGGCGTCGTCGCGTACATCGCCTACTTCGGCCTCATCGACGCGGCCGGCGCGATCCACGCGAACCTGATCTTCTACGTCGTCCCGGTCGTTTCGACGCTGGGCGGCTGGGCGCTGCTCGGGGAGACGATCGACGCCCTCGCGATCGCCGGCTTCCTGACGATCTTCGCCGGCTTCGCGGTGCTCGGCAGCGAATCGATCGACGTTCGCTCGCGGCTCCCGTCCCTCCCGACGACCCCGCCGGTCTCCGACGACGAGTCGGTCGTCAGGGACGAACCGCGCGGCTACCGCTCCGACTAG
- a CDS encoding ZIP family metal transporter, whose amino-acid sequence MVSVVDLFVRIAGEDPVVQGLVGGIVIAGLNLLGASLIFVWRDPSERALDGALGFAAGVMLAAAFTSLIIPGIEQYSGGDPIPTLVGVALGALFLDRADGLVPHAHYLLTGQRRPDQANPSTSLSLDNERVTPVVLFILAITLHNMPEGLAVGVGFGSGNVENAIPLMLAIGIQNIPEGFAVSVAAVNAGLDRRFYAVFAGLRSGIVEIPLAVLGALAVSVVEPLLPYAMGFAAGAMLFVISDEIIPETHTRGYERVATLGVMAGVIVMLYLDISLA is encoded by the coding sequence ATGGTTTCAGTAGTCGACCTATTCGTTCGGATCGCCGGCGAGGACCCGGTGGTTCAGGGGCTCGTCGGCGGCATCGTCATCGCGGGGTTGAACCTGCTCGGTGCGTCGCTGATATTCGTCTGGCGGGATCCGTCCGAGCGCGCGCTCGACGGCGCGCTCGGATTCGCGGCCGGTGTGATGCTCGCCGCGGCCTTCACGAGTCTCATCATCCCGGGGATCGAACAGTACTCGGGCGGGGATCCGATTCCCACCCTCGTGGGCGTCGCGCTCGGTGCGCTCTTTCTCGATCGAGCCGACGGACTCGTCCCGCACGCGCACTATCTGTTGACCGGACAACGACGACCGGACCAGGCTAACCCGAGTACATCTCTCTCCCTCGATAACGAGCGTGTGACACCGGTCGTCCTGTTTATCCTGGCGATCACGCTCCACAATATGCCCGAGGGGCTGGCCGTGGGCGTCGGCTTCGGCTCCGGAAACGTCGAGAACGCGATCCCGCTGATGCTCGCGATCGGCATCCAGAACATCCCCGAAGGGTTCGCCGTCTCCGTCGCCGCGGTCAACGCGGGGCTGGACCGGCGCTTCTACGCGGTCTTCGCCGGCTTGCGTTCGGGGATCGTCGAAATCCCGCTCGCGGTACTGGGCGCGCTGGCAGTGAGCGTCGTCGAGCCGTTACTCCCCTACGCGATGGGCTTCGCCGCGGGAGCCATGCTTTTCGTCATCTCCGACGAGATCATTCCCGAAACCCACACCCGCGGCTACGAGCGGGTCGCGACGCTCGGCGTGATGGCCGGCGTGATCGTGATGCTGTACCTCGACATCAGCCTGGCGTGA
- the dcd gene encoding dCTP deaminase yields the protein MILSDADILERLEAGDLVVDPLDDPELQIQPASVDLRLGREFLEFQRTNIPCIHPNSEDEVDDYVTETIVEEGDDFILHPGDFVLGTTHERVEIPDDLIAHVEGRSSLGRLAVVVHATAGLCDPGYRGQITLELSNLGSAPVALTPGMRISQLTFTELKTPAERPYGSERGSKYQDQDGPQASRIQSDDEFGGDQLERDD from the coding sequence ATGATCCTGTCCGATGCGGACATCCTCGAGCGCCTCGAGGCCGGCGACCTCGTCGTCGATCCCCTCGACGACCCGGAGCTGCAGATCCAACCCGCGAGCGTCGACCTCCGGCTTGGTCGGGAGTTCCTCGAGTTCCAGCGGACGAACATCCCCTGCATCCACCCCAACTCCGAGGACGAAGTCGACGACTACGTCACCGAAACGATCGTCGAAGAGGGCGACGACTTCATTCTCCACCCCGGCGACTTCGTGCTGGGAACGACTCACGAACGCGTCGAGATTCCGGACGACCTGATCGCTCACGTCGAGGGTCGGTCTTCGCTGGGTCGGCTCGCCGTCGTCGTCCACGCGACGGCCGGCCTCTGCGACCCCGGCTATCGGGGCCAGATCACCCTCGAGCTCTCGAACCTCGGCTCCGCACCGGTCGCGCTCACGCCCGGCATGCGGATCTCGCAGCTCACCTTTACCGAACTCAAGACGCCGGCGGAGCGCCCTTACGGCAGCGAACGCGGCTCGAAGTATCAAGATCAGGACGGTCCACAGGCCTCCCGAATCCAGAGCGACGACGAGTTCGGCGGCGACCAGCTCGAGCGCGACGATTGA
- a CDS encoding ferritin-like domain-containing protein — translation MTDNNSTDNDLGRRPVLGGLAGALATGAVGTAAAAGGEGTNGDHHETDQEVSGDTPPEAVADEFGTDIDILNYALTLEYLEATFYTRGIRNIDEAALEQHFEGMGPVQDRVLNRLRVVRDHEITHVEVLRDTIETLGGDPVASPEFDFGTAVEDPSEFIATAATLEDVGVSAYAGAAPYIDTFELVAPALSIHSVEARHASFLRELNGDIGFPAAFDQPRSRSEVLELASGFIVD, via the coding sequence ATGACTGATAACAATTCGACAGACAACGACCTCGGTCGGCGACCAGTCCTCGGCGGACTCGCCGGAGCACTGGCGACCGGCGCGGTCGGGACTGCAGCGGCAGCCGGCGGCGAAGGGACGAACGGTGACCACCACGAGACGGACCAGGAGGTATCGGGTGACACGCCACCCGAGGCCGTCGCCGACGAGTTCGGAACCGACATCGATATACTGAACTACGCCCTCACGCTCGAGTACCTCGAAGCGACGTTCTACACCCGCGGTATCCGCAATATCGACGAAGCGGCGCTCGAGCAGCACTTCGAAGGGATGGGGCCGGTTCAGGACCGGGTCCTCAACCGACTCCGCGTCGTCCGGGATCACGAAATAACCCACGTGGAAGTCCTCAGAGACACGATAGAGACGTTGGGTGGCGACCCGGTCGCCAGTCCAGAGTTCGACTTCGGGACGGCGGTTGAGGACCCGTCGGAGTTCATCGCCACTGCTGCAACTCTCGAGGACGTCGGCGTCTCGGCGTACGCCGGTGCAGCGCCGTACATCGATACGTTCGAACTCGTCGCGCCGGCGCTCAGCATCCACAGCGTCGAAGCGCGCCACGCGTCCTTCCTGCGGGAACTGAACGGCGACATCGGGTTCCCGGCGGCCTTCGACCAGCCCCGATCCCGTTCGGAGGTATTGGAGTTGGCGAGCGGATTCATCGTCGACTAG